The proteins below come from a single Miscanthus floridulus cultivar M001 chromosome 1, ASM1932011v1, whole genome shotgun sequence genomic window:
- the LOC136539433 gene encoding probable xyloglucan endotransglucosylase/hydrolase protein 27: MASSSRAALAVLMLSWAAVLAAASLDMSPVTFQAGYMPLFGGGNLVPSPGGRSSVRLKLDRHTGSGFVSKSAYHHGFFSASIKLPDDDTAGVVVAFYLSNADVFPGNHDEVDFELLGNRRGHEWRVQTNIYGNGSTSRGREERYLLPFDPTLRPHAYAVAWTPTAILFYVDGTPIREVVRVPAMGGDFPSKPMSVYATIWDGSAWATEGGRYKVDYAFAPFAADFSSLVLSGCPVAAAADDLVAADAKCQVAVMTAYCAVMTPAKRAAMWRFRRRYLLYTVCHDMYRYNGTIFPECDADGSERDDFHKWGESKRVSPSSRGYKQQRADMAVAVAAPGRPDTWPAIGTLRVD, translated from the exons atggcatcatcatcaaggGCTGCTCTCGCCGTCCTGATGCTCAGCTGGGCGGCGGTTCTCGCAGCCGCGTCGCTGGACATGTCGCCGGTGACGTTCCAGGCCGGCTACATGCCGCTGTTCGGCGGGGGCAACCTCGTGCCGTCGCCCGGCGGCCGCTCCTCCGTCCGCCTCAAACTTGACCGCCACACCG GCTCCGGGTTCGTATCCAAGTCGGCTTACCACCATGGATTCTTCAGTGCTTCCATCAAGCTGCCCGACGATGACACCGCCGGTGTCGTCGTTGCTTTCTAC CTGTCGAACGCGGACGTGTTCCCTGGCAACCACGACGAGGTGGACTTCGAGCTTCTGGGCAACCGCCGTGGCCACGAGTGGCGCGTGCAGACCAACATCTACGGCAACGGCAGCACCTCCCGCGGCCGCGAGGAGCGGTACCTGCTCCCCTTCGACCCCACCCTCCGGCCGCACGCCTACGCCGTCGCCTGGACCCCCACGGCCATCCTCTTCTACGTCGACGGGACGCCCATCCGCGAGGTGGTCCGCGTGCCGGCCATGGGCGGCGACTTCCCGTCCAAGCCCATGTCTGTGTACGCCACCATCTGGGACGGCTCCGCCTGGGCCACCGAGGGCGGACGGTACAAGGTCGACTATGCCTTCGCGCCCTTCGCCGCCGACTTCTCCTCGCTCGTACTCAGCGGTtgccccgtcgccgccgccgccgacgacctCGTGGCCGCCGACGCCAAGTGCCAGGTCGCCGTGATGACGGCGTACTGCGCCGTCATGACCCCCGCCAAGCGCGCCGCCATGTGGCGCTTCCGCCGGCGGTACCTCCTCTACACGGTGTGCCACGACATGTACCGCTACAACGGCACCATCTTCCCCGAGTGCGACGCCGACGGCTCGGAACGCGACGACTTCCACAAGTGGGGCGAGTCCAAGCGCGTGTCGCCCAGCAGCCGCGGGTACAAGCAGCAGCGCGCGGACATGGCCGTGGCCGTTGCCGCGCCTGGCCGGCCCGACACGTGGCCGGCCATCGGAACATTACGCGTTGACTAA